The Streptomyces nigra genome includes the window GGCCACCGCCCAGGCCGCCGTCGCCGCCCGCGGGAGCAGGCCGTACAGCAGGACCGCCAGACCGCCGACGACCCAGACCGCGGGGAGCTGGACCAGGCAGGCGCCCAGGATCGGGCCGATCTCCTTGCCGTAGCCGACGGCGAAGCCCAGGCCGGCGAGGAGCATGATCAGGGCCGAGCCGGCGAAGGCGATCACCAGGTGACCGGCCGCCCAGCGCAGCCGGCCCACGGCGTTCGCGAGGATCGGCTCCGCCCGCATCGAGGTCTCCTCGCCGTGCAGCCGCAGGACCGACGCCACGACGTACAGGGCCGCGATCAGGCCCAGCATGCCGACCATCGACGCCAGGAAGGCGTCCGTCAGCCCGGCCTGGCCTCCCATGCGCTCGAAGATCTCGCGCGCGTTGTCGTTGTCGCCGACCAGGTCGGCCACCCCGTCGGTCAGCCCGCCGTAGACGACCCCGGCGAGGAAGAAGCCGATGCTCCAGCCGAGCACGCTGCCGCGCTGGAGGCGCCAGGCCAGCGCGCCCGCCGTGCCGAGGCGCCCGAGCGCGGGGCCCGGACGGGTGGGCAGGAAGCTCATCCCCACGTCCCGGCGCCCGGCGAGTTCGTACGCCACCACGCCCTGCACGAGGGCCGCCCCCGCGAACAGCAGCAGCACCCACCAGCGTTCGCTCGCGAACGGCCGCAGGTTCTCCAGCCAGCCCAGTGGCGACGCCCACGTCAGCGCGGACGAGCCGTCGTCCGACGCCGAGTCGCCCGCCGCGCGCAGCACGAACGCGGCGCCCAGCAGCCCGGCCGTCAGGCCCCGCGCCAGCCGGGCGCTCTCGGTGAACTGGGCGACGATCGCCGCCAGCGTGGCGAAGACCATGCCGACCCCGGCGAGCCCGAGCCCGAGCGCCAGGGCTCCCGTGGCGCCCTGGCCCGCGAGTCCGGCCGTGACCAGCAGGGCCAGTACGGCGTTCGCGACCACGGCCGTCAGCAGAGCGGCCGTCAGGGAGGCCCTGCGCCCCACCATCCCGGACGCGACCAGCTCCTGACGGCCGCTCTCCTCCTCGTCCCGGGTGTGCCGTACGACGAGGAGCATGCTGACCACGGCCGCGAGCGCACCGGCGTAGACGCCGACCCGCCAGGCCGTCAGGGCGCCGATCGAGTCGCCGAAGACGGGGCCGATCAGCGCGCGGAAGGAGGCGTTGGTCGCGGTGTCCTGCACCAGGTTGGCGCGGTCGGCCGGGGTGGCGTACAGGTTCTCCAGCGTGTTCGGCATGGAGAGGATCATCAGCGCGTTCACCGCCACCCAGACCGGGATCATCACCCGGTCGCGGCGCAGGGCGAAGCGCAGCAGGGTCCCGGTGCCGGCGAGCTGGCGCGAGCCGCCGTGCCGTGCCCCGAAGGCGGTGGCGGTCATCGGGCGGCCACCTCGTCCGTGTCGGCCTGGTAGTGCCGCAGGAACAGCTCCTCCAGGGTCGGCGGCGTCGAGGTCAGCGACCGTACGCCGGACTCGCTGAGCGAGCGCAGGACGGCGTCGAGCTTGTCGGTGTCGACCTGGAGCCGGACGCGGTGACCCCGGACGTCGAGGTCGTGGACGCCGGGCAGATGCGACAGCCCGTTGGGCGGACCGGCCAGGTCGGCGGTGACGCTCGTGCGTGTCAGATGGCGCAGGTCGGCGAGGGAACCGCTCTCGACGGTGCGGCCCTTGCGGATGATGCTGACCCGGTCGCAGAGCTCCTCGACCTCGCTGAGGATGTGCGAGGACAGCAGGATCGTCCGGCCGCGGTCGCGCTCCTCCTCCACGCAGTGCTGGAAGACCTCCTCCATCAGCGGGTCCAGGCCCGAGGTCGGCTCGTCGAGGATCAGCAGGTCCACGTCCGAGGCGAACGCGGCGACGAGGGCGACCTTCTGCCGGTTGCCCTTGGAGTAGGTGCGGCCCTTCTTCGTCGGGTCCAGCTCGAACCGTTCGATCAGGTCGGCGCGGCGCCGGGAGTCCAGCCCGCCGCGCAGCCGGCCGTAGAGATCGATGACCTCACCGCCCGACAGGTTCCGCCACAGCGTCACGTCCCCCGGCACGTAGGCGATCCGGCGGTGCACCTCCACCGCGTCCGTCCAGGGGTCGCGGCCGAGCACCCGGGCGCCGCCGGAGTCGGCCCGCAGCAGGCCGAGCAGGACGCGGATGGTGGTGGACTTTCCGGCGCCGTTCGGGCCGAGGAAGCCGTGGACCTCGCCCGTCTCGACGTCCAGGTCGAGGCCGTCCAGGGCGTGCGTCTTGCCGAACGACTTGTGCAGTCCGGATACCTCAATGGCGGGGTTTGCCTTCGTCATGGTTCAGAACGTACGCTTCGTTCAGAAATTTGTGAAGTTAAGGAAGCGTATAAATCGCGGATAGACTCGGGGACGGCGCGCGAGCTGGGCGGACGCAGGGGAGATGATCTACGAATGATGGAACCGAGCGAGGCGGGGCGGGACCCCGAGGCGGTGTCGAAATTCGTGGAGGCCTTCGCCGCGCAGCTCGTCGAGGCCGGGATGCAGCGCATGGCGGCGCGGGTGTTCGCCGCGCTCCTCGCGTCCGACTCCGGCACCATGAGCTCCGCCGAGCTCGGCGAACAGCTCCAGGTCAGCCCCGCCGCGATCTCCGGCGCCGTGCGCTACCTCGCCCAGGTCCACATGGTCTCCCGCGAGCGCGAACCGGGCTCACGGCGCGAGCGCTACCGGGTGCACAGCGACCAGTGGTACGAGGCGCTGACCAACCGCGACGCCGTCCTCAGGCGCTGGGGCCAGACCCTGCGCGAGGGCGTCGACAGCCTCGGCCCGGCGACCCCGGGCGGGCAGCGCATCGCCGAGACACTGGCCTTCTTCGAGTACCTGGAGGGCGAGCTCGCCCACCTGATGGAACGCTGGCGCGAACACCGCGACAAGACCTTCGGCCCGAGCGCCCCGTAGGACCTCGTCGGGGCCCGGCGGCATCGGGTAGGCCTTCAGCGGCCCTTGTGGCACCGGCCGGAGCACCCGGTAGAGCCTTCAGCTGCCCGGCGGCATCGGCCGGAGCGCCCCGTACTTCAGTGGCCCGGCGGCATCGGCCCGAGCACCCTGTAGGACCTCACCGGCCGGCTGCACCGGCCAGAGCACCCCGTAGGGCCTCACCGGCCCGGCAGCACCAGCCGTAGCGCGCCTTCCCCCACCGTCCACGTGCGTCTGCGCACCGGCCCGGAGACCGCCGTGTCGGCGCGGTAGCGGAAGTGCGCCCCCGACACGGTCACGGTGCGGCCCTCGGCGCGCAGCGGGGACGCCTCCGCGCCCACCGAGGACGGCCGTACCTCCACCTCCGCCAGGCCCGCGAGCCCCGGCGTCACCGACACCGCCTCCACCGGCTGGTCGAGATCCACCAGCGTCGTCCCGTCGACCTCGACGCGCAGCCGCGACGGCCCCTGGGCGGCGGCCGGGGACGAGCCCTTCGGCGGCACCAGCGTCCGTACCAGCGACTGGCACGTCCGCAGCCACGGCCGTCCGGCACCCGGGCCCACCGCGGTGGCCCCGTCCGGTGCGGCCGGGTCCCGTATCGGAGGTATCCGCAGCCCGCCCAGCACCACACCGTCGCTGTCGTCGACGAGCAGGTCCAGGCGGCGCTCCACGCCGTCCAGGGCCGCCCGGGCCGCCGCCACCGCCCCCAGCGGCACCCCGAGGGACGCGGCCAGCGTCAGCGCGCCCCCGACGGGCACCACCGACAGCACGCATTCGGCCAGCTGTCGCTGCCGGTGCAGCAGCGACACCGCGCGCAGCAGAGCGCCGTCGTCGCCGATCACGACCGGCCGGCGCGCGCCGCG containing:
- a CDS encoding GbsR/MarR family transcriptional regulator, translated to MMEPSEAGRDPEAVSKFVEAFAAQLVEAGMQRMAARVFAALLASDSGTMSSAELGEQLQVSPAAISGAVRYLAQVHMVSREREPGSRRERYRVHSDQWYEALTNRDAVLRRWGQTLREGVDSLGPATPGGQRIAETLAFFEYLEGELAHLMERWREHRDKTFGPSAP
- a CDS encoding diacylglycerol kinase family protein — its product is MAEVATFARSDQLLVVIDPAARTTDGESVRIAKDVLSAGATTKVCLPEDSDEFARALARRGARRPVVIGDDGALLRAVSLLHRQRQLAECVLSVVPVGGALTLAASLGVPLGAVAAARAALDGVERRLDLLVDDSDGVVLGGLRIPPIRDPAAPDGATAVGPGAGRPWLRTCQSLVRTLVPPKGSSPAAAQGPSRLRVEVDGTTLVDLDQPVEAVSVTPGLAGLAEVEVRPSSVGAEASPLRAEGRTVTVSGAHFRYRADTAVSGPVRRRTWTVGEGALRLVLPGR
- a CDS encoding ABC transporter ATP-binding protein, producing the protein MTKANPAIEVSGLHKSFGKTHALDGLDLDVETGEVHGFLGPNGAGKSTTIRVLLGLLRADSGGARVLGRDPWTDAVEVHRRIAYVPGDVTLWRNLSGGEVIDLYGRLRGGLDSRRRADLIERFELDPTKKGRTYSKGNRQKVALVAAFASDVDLLILDEPTSGLDPLMEEVFQHCVEEERDRGRTILLSSHILSEVEELCDRVSIIRKGRTVESGSLADLRHLTRTSVTADLAGPPNGLSHLPGVHDLDVRGHRVRLQVDTDKLDAVLRSLSESGVRSLTSTPPTLEELFLRHYQADTDEVAAR
- a CDS encoding ABC transporter permease; translation: MTATAFGARHGGSRQLAGTGTLLRFALRRDRVMIPVWVAVNALMILSMPNTLENLYATPADRANLVQDTATNASFRALIGPVFGDSIGALTAWRVGVYAGALAAVVSMLLVVRHTRDEEESGRQELVASGMVGRRASLTAALLTAVVANAVLALLVTAGLAGQGATGALALGLGLAGVGMVFATLAAIVAQFTESARLARGLTAGLLGAAFVLRAAGDSASDDGSSALTWASPLGWLENLRPFASERWWVLLLFAGAALVQGVVAYELAGRRDVGMSFLPTRPGPALGRLGTAGALAWRLQRGSVLGWSIGFFLAGVVYGGLTDGVADLVGDNDNAREIFERMGGQAGLTDAFLASMVGMLGLIAALYVVASVLRLHGEETSMRAEPILANAVGRLRWAAGHLVIAFAGSALIMLLAGLGFAVGYGKEIGPILGACLVQLPAVWVVGGLAVLLYGLLPRAATAAWAVAGAVLLIGWVGPALDVPQAVLDLSPFGHLPKLPGGGMEWGPVLILLALAAALVTAGLAGLRHRDMTT